The Geotalea uraniireducens Rf4 genome window below encodes:
- a CDS encoding GIY-YIG nuclease family protein, with protein sequence MPYMYILECADGSYYTGSTKDLDRRLWEHQNGLGANHTARRLPVKLVYCEECDRIDDAFYREKQVQGWSRKKKEALMASDTNQLHRLAVCRNESHCAGFGSAQPADTDTAQLKDNLACSLSGVEGNKKGMVE encoded by the coding sequence ATGCCCTACATGTACATCCTCGAATGCGCGGACGGCAGCTACTACACGGGAAGCACCAAGGATCTGGATCGCCGTCTTTGGGAGCATCAGAACGGACTGGGCGCGAATCATACAGCCAGGAGGCTTCCCGTAAAACTTGTTTACTGTGAGGAATGCGACCGCATCGATGACGCGTTCTATCGTGAAAAACAGGTTCAGGGATGGAGCCGAAAAAAGAAAGAGGCTTTGATGGCAAGTGATACAAATCAGCTTCATCGGTTGGCGGTTTGTCGGAATGAAAGCCATTGTGCTGGCTTCGGCTCCGCTCAGCCAGCGGACACCGACACCGCTCAATTAAAAGATAACCTTGCCTGTTCCCTGAGCGGAGTCGAAGGGAACAAAAAGGGGATGGTGGAATGA
- a CDS encoding restriction endonuclease subunit S, whose translation MKYSYVPLGGLVTISGGGTPSRNNDAYWGGSIPWATVKDLKDTMLSGTQETITPEGLRDSASNLIPAGSVIVATRMGLGKVAINTMDVTINQDLKAFSCGADLEPRYLLYFLLANASHLDSMGKGATVKGITLDVLKDLSVPLPPLPEQKRIAAILDKADSIRRKRQEAVRLTEELLRSVFLDMFGDPESNNWPMMTIAGVALPGVSAIRTGPFGSQLLHSEFVDEGVAVLGIDNAVANEFRWNERRYISEAKYRELSRYTVRPGDVIITIMGTCGRCAVVPDDIPVAINTKHLCCITLDQTKCLPVFVHAYFLQHCIARRYLEKTAKGAIMDGLNMGIIKDMPIPIPPLKLQEKFACSIAAIEKLRHTTRSTLAEQDTLFHSLLQRAFNGAL comes from the coding sequence ATGAAGTACTCTTATGTTCCACTAGGTGGACTTGTAACAATATCCGGTGGTGGTACGCCGAGTCGGAATAATGATGCTTACTGGGGTGGCAGCATTCCATGGGCTACGGTAAAAGACCTTAAAGACACCATGCTTTCCGGCACGCAAGAAACAATTACTCCCGAAGGACTTAGAGATAGTGCATCGAACCTGATTCCTGCGGGCAGTGTGATCGTTGCAACACGCATGGGTCTTGGTAAGGTTGCAATCAACACGATGGATGTAACCATCAATCAGGATTTGAAAGCGTTTTCATGTGGCGCTGATCTTGAACCTCGTTATTTGCTGTATTTCCTTCTCGCGAATGCTTCACATCTCGATTCAATGGGAAAAGGAGCTACCGTCAAGGGCATTACGCTTGATGTTCTTAAAGATCTTTCCGTCCCTCTCCCCCCACTCCCCGAACAAAAGCGCATCGCTGCCATCCTCGACAAGGCTGATTCTATCCGGCGAAAGCGGCAGGAGGCGGTACGGTTGACTGAGGAACTGCTGCGCTCGGTGTTTCTGGATATGTTTGGTGATCCGGAAAGTAATAACTGGCCGATGATGACCATAGCCGGAGTTGCGCTGCCAGGAGTTAGCGCAATTCGGACCGGGCCATTTGGCAGTCAACTCCTACACAGCGAGTTCGTCGATGAAGGCGTTGCAGTTCTGGGGATTGATAATGCTGTAGCTAATGAATTCCGTTGGAACGAACGCCGCTATATATCTGAGGCAAAATATCGCGAATTATCACGATATACCGTAAGACCAGGCGACGTCATTATCACTATTATGGGAACATGCGGTCGGTGTGCAGTTGTACCGGACGATATACCAGTTGCAATCAATACAAAACATCTTTGTTGCATCACGCTTGACCAAACAAAATGCCTGCCGGTTTTTGTTCATGCATATTTTCTACAACATTGCATTGCCCGACGTTACCTGGAGAAAACAGCTAAAGGTGCAATAATGGACGGCCTGAACATGGGTATTATCAAGGATATGCCAATTCCTATACCCCCTCTAAAGCTCCAGGAAAAATTCGCATGTTCTATTGCAGCTATTGAAAAATTAAGACACACGACTCGGTCAACCTTGGCAGAACAAGACACCCTCTTTCACTCTCTCCTGCAACGCGCCTTCAATGGGGCGTTGTAA
- a CDS encoding type II toxin-antitoxin system Phd/YefM family antitoxin — protein MTKISTAEARNDFADVINRASFGKERFVLTRRGKKLVAIVPVEDLELLEEMEDRMDVEAAKAALAESDERVSYEDLRRELGLK, from the coding sequence ATGACCAAAATATCAACAGCAGAAGCCCGCAATGATTTCGCCGATGTCATCAACCGGGCATCGTTCGGCAAGGAACGCTTTGTCCTGACGCGGCGAGGTAAAAAACTGGTCGCGATTGTACCGGTTGAAGACCTGGAGCTTCTCGAAGAGATGGAAGACCGAATGGACGTTGAAGCGGCCAAGGCGGCCCTGGCAGAATCCGATGAGCGGGTTTCGTATGAGGATTTGCGTCGTGAGCTGGGGCTTAAATGA
- a CDS encoding type II toxin-antitoxin system RelE family toxin: MTYRIELTKTAERDLLAVPKPVLKRLDACILGLADDPLPPGVKKLKNSDGLYRVRVSDYRIIYRIEQEILTVLVVKIGHRREVYR, encoded by the coding sequence ATGACCTATCGGATTGAGTTGACCAAGACGGCGGAACGGGATTTATTGGCTGTTCCCAAACCAGTTTTGAAACGGCTGGATGCTTGCATCCTCGGACTGGCAGACGATCCGCTGCCGCCGGGAGTAAAGAAGCTCAAGAACAGTGACGGCCTGTACCGTGTGAGAGTGAGCGATTATCGCATTATCTACCGCATTGAGCAGGAAATTTTGACTGTCCTGGTTGTCAAGATAGGCCACCGGCGGGAAGTTTATCGTTAG
- a CDS encoding type I restriction-modification enzyme R subunit C-terminal domain-containing protein, with protein sequence MTDGFLVPPKAHSVPLKFQREGISYNELSEEEQLEYEEKFWDEEAGGMPEKIDPPALNNWLFNIDTVDKVLEHLMRHGLKVAGGDRLGKTIIFAKNHNHALFIQERFDANYPHLKGKFCRIIDNYESYAQSLIDDFSVKENDPTIAISVDMLDTGIDVPEIVNLVFFKLVRSKTKFHQMMGRGTRLCKELFGPGEDKKEFYVFDYCQNFEFFAEKPEGVESGSQESLGKKIFKQRLNLLVRLQQPDYPASDEERRLRGSLEDTLHGEVSVMNPDNFIVRPHRRHLEKYSARDKWNSLSAEDELEVRLHLAGLPAELPQEDETAKRFDLLLLNLQLALLEKSGSFARYRDKVMEIAARLEGKGTIPMVAQQMELILELQTEGYWAGITLPMLEEVRVRLRQLIKFLDKGEARIVYTDFEDSIGDHTPIFVPGYSSAEDMRQYRLKVERFIRDHAGHITINKLRMNRHITRQDLEELERLLFTAEEVGSRERFEKVFGHQQSLGAFIRSLVGLDREAATEAFGEFLHGTTYSATQIRFIDQIIAYLTQNGTMDPGLLYEPPFTDIHDEGLDGVFGDEGATKIIHLLEEITLKAAV encoded by the coding sequence GTGACGGACGGCTTCCTGGTGCCGCCAAAGGCCCACTCGGTGCCGCTCAAGTTCCAGCGGGAGGGGATCAGCTACAACGAGCTCTCCGAAGAGGAACAGTTGGAGTACGAGGAGAAATTCTGGGACGAGGAAGCCGGCGGCATGCCGGAGAAGATCGACCCGCCGGCCTTGAACAACTGGCTGTTTAACATCGACACCGTGGATAAAGTGCTGGAGCACCTGATGCGGCACGGTCTCAAGGTGGCTGGTGGCGACCGATTGGGGAAAACGATCATCTTTGCCAAGAACCACAACCACGCCCTCTTTATCCAGGAGCGCTTCGACGCCAACTACCCCCACCTGAAAGGAAAGTTCTGCCGAATCATCGACAACTATGAATCCTATGCCCAGAGCCTGATCGACGACTTCTCGGTAAAGGAGAACGACCCGACCATCGCCATTTCGGTGGACATGCTGGACACCGGCATCGACGTGCCGGAAATCGTCAACTTGGTCTTCTTTAAGCTTGTCCGCTCCAAAACCAAGTTCCACCAGATGATGGGGCGCGGCACCAGGCTCTGCAAGGAGCTGTTCGGGCCGGGAGAGGACAAGAAGGAGTTTTACGTCTTCGACTACTGCCAGAATTTCGAGTTCTTTGCCGAAAAACCGGAAGGGGTGGAGAGCGGCAGCCAGGAGTCGCTGGGCAAGAAGATCTTCAAGCAGCGTCTGAACCTGCTTGTCCGCCTGCAACAGCCGGACTACCCGGCCAGCGACGAAGAGCGGCGCCTGCGGGGGAGTCTGGAGGATACCCTGCATGGCGAGGTATCCGTGATGAACCCGGACAACTTCATCGTCCGTCCCCATCGCCGACATCTGGAGAAATACAGTGCCAGGGACAAGTGGAACAGTTTGAGCGCGGAAGACGAACTGGAAGTGAGGCTCCATCTGGCGGGACTGCCGGCGGAGCTCCCGCAGGAAGACGAGACCGCCAAACGCTTCGACCTGCTGTTGCTGAACCTGCAACTGGCACTGTTGGAGAAATCCGGCTCCTTTGCCCGTTACCGGGACAAGGTGATGGAGATCGCCGCCCGGCTGGAAGGGAAAGGGACGATCCCCATGGTGGCACAACAGATGGAGCTGATCCTGGAGCTGCAAACGGAAGGGTACTGGGCCGGTATTACTCTGCCCATGCTTGAAGAGGTGCGCGTCCGCTTGCGGCAGCTGATCAAGTTCCTGGACAAAGGCGAGGCGCGGATCGTCTATACCGACTTCGAGGATAGTATCGGCGACCATACTCCCATATTTGTGCCGGGTTATTCCAGTGCGGAGGATATGCGCCAGTATCGGCTGAAGGTGGAACGCTTCATCCGCGACCATGCCGGGCACATCACCATCAACAAGCTGCGGATGAACCGGCATATTACCCGGCAGGACCTGGAAGAGCTGGAGCGGCTATTGTTTACAGCGGAAGAGGTGGGGAGCCGGGAGCGTTTCGAGAAGGTCTTCGGCCACCAGCAGAGCCTAGGGGCGTTTATCCGCAGCCTGGTCGGCCTGGACCGGGAAGCGGCCACCGAGGCCTTCGGCGAATTCCTGCACGGCACGACCTACTCGGCTACCCAGATCAGGTTCATCGATCAGATCATAGCTTATCTGACCCAGAACGGCACCATGGACCCCGGACTGCTCTACGAGCCACCATTTACCGATATTCACGACGAAGGGTTGGACGGGGTGTTTGGCGATGAGGGGGCGACGAAGATTATACATTTGCTGGAAGAGATCACCCTGAAGGCGGCTGTGTAA
- a CDS encoding four helix bundle suffix domain-containing protein: MSTHSSALRPHGGYRRLRSFQVTEIIYDGTVSFCDRFVSKRSRTHDQMVQAARSGRQNIAEGSRASATSSQTELRLVNVARASLDELLLDYEDFLRQRGLRQWEKDDAEARAVRAAGVKRKTDPTDRSDRTDRSDRTDQSDSTAYAAWLENADPAVVANTLICLIHQANYLLDRQIVGLEKQFIQEGGYSERLHAARLAERHKQNQTDPSDRTDRSEKKLCPACGKPMVLRTARKGSNAGSQFWGCSGYPECKTTLPVQP, encoded by the coding sequence ATGAGCACTCATTCTTCAGCACTTCGCCCTCACGGCGGCTACCGCCGCCTGCGGTCATTTCAGGTGACCGAGATCATTTACGACGGCACGGTCTCCTTTTGCGACCGTTTCGTAAGCAAGCGGTCGCGGACGCATGACCAGATGGTGCAGGCCGCACGCAGCGGGCGGCAGAACATCGCCGAAGGGAGCAGGGCATCGGCAACTTCGAGCCAGACGGAGTTGCGGCTGGTGAACGTCGCACGCGCCAGCCTGGACGAACTGCTGCTGGATTACGAAGATTTTCTTCGCCAGCGGGGTCTGCGTCAATGGGAAAAGGACGACGCAGAGGCCCGAGCGGTGCGGGCAGCGGGGGTAAAGAGGAAAACTGATCCGACTGATCGGTCGGATCGGACTGATCGGTCGGATCGGACTGATCAGTCGGATAGTACGGCTTATGCCGCTTGGCTTGAAAACGCCGATCCGGCGGTGGTCGCCAACACGCTGATCTGCCTGATCCACCAGGCGAATTATCTGCTCGACCGGCAGATCGTCGGGCTGGAAAAGCAATTCATCCAGGAAGGCGGCTACAGCGAGCGGCTGCACGCTGCCCGGCTGGCGGAGCGGCATAAGCAGAATCAGACTGATCCGTCGGATCGGACCGATCGGTCCGAGAAAAAGCTTTGTCCAGCTTGTGGCAAGCCAATGGTATTGCGCACGGCCCGGAAGGGCTCCAACGCTGGCTCGCAGTTCTGGGGGTGTTCGGGGTATCCCGAATGCAAAACTACCCTGCCGGTGCAACCGTAA
- a CDS encoding DUF167 domain-containing protein, which translates to MMKKPFCIWEGDTLVLNILGTPNAKRDAIGKVKGHQLCVSVTAVPRAGRATDHMVRFLADEFGVSVSDIQVVFGRMNVNKQLRIKAPKRLPSVIGQQELC; encoded by the coding sequence ATGATGAAGAAACCCTTTTGTATCTGGGAAGGCGATACCCTGGTGCTTAATATTCTCGGTACGCCCAATGCCAAACGGGACGCCATCGGCAAGGTGAAGGGGCATCAGCTCTGTGTCAGTGTAACGGCGGTCCCCCGCGCCGGGCGGGCAACCGATCATATGGTGCGATTTCTGGCCGATGAATTTGGCGTATCGGTCAGCGATATCCAGGTTGTATTCGGGCGCATGAATGTCAATAAACAGCTGCGGATCAAGGCACCAAAGCGCCTGCCGTCGGTCATCGGGCAGCAGGAGTTGTGCTAG
- a CDS encoding nitroreductase family protein — MSDMIELLRKRRSIRKFTPEKVAPETVELLIEALLRAPSSRSINPWEFVVVDDSELLSKLSRSKEHGSEFLKNAPLAIVVCADSTKSDVWVEDCSIASIIVQMAALSMGLGSCWVQIRNRRHDAGRSAEEYIRELLGLPEHIKVESIIGIGHPGEKKRAVPAKDLQYENVKRNRYA, encoded by the coding sequence ATGAGCGACATGATCGAACTGCTGAGGAAACGCCGCAGCATCCGCAAATTTACCCCGGAAAAGGTTGCACCGGAAACCGTTGAGCTGCTCATCGAGGCGCTCCTCCGTGCACCGTCCTCCAGGAGCATCAACCCATGGGAATTCGTCGTGGTCGATGACAGTGAGCTTCTTTCAAAGCTCTCCCGATCTAAAGAGCATGGCTCCGAGTTCCTGAAAAACGCCCCCCTCGCTATCGTCGTATGCGCCGACAGCACCAAGTCGGACGTATGGGTCGAAGACTGCTCCATAGCCTCGATAATCGTGCAGATGGCGGCGCTATCAATGGGGCTGGGGAGTTGCTGGGTGCAGATACGGAACCGCAGGCACGACGCCGGCAGATCCGCGGAGGAGTATATCCGGGAACTCCTCGGCCTGCCGGAACATATCAAGGTGGAATCGATCATCGGCATCGGTCACCCAGGAGAGAAAAAAAGGGCCGTACCGGCCAAGGACCTGCAATACGAAAATGTGAAACGCAATCGCTACGCGTGA
- a CDS encoding secondary thiamine-phosphate synthase enzyme YjbQ: MKTYRKELWFETRKRRKLINITPTVAECLQESGIHEGLLLCNAMHITASVFINDDEAGLHQDFEVWLEGLAPEKPYSRYRHNGYEDNADAHLKRTIMGREVVVAVTDGKLDLGPWEQVFYGEFDGMRRKRVLVKIIGS; this comes from the coding sequence ATGAAGACATACCGTAAGGAATTATGGTTCGAAACCAGGAAACGTCGGAAGTTGATCAACATCACCCCCACTGTTGCGGAGTGCCTGCAAGAGAGCGGCATCCACGAGGGGCTTCTCCTCTGCAATGCCATGCACATTACCGCCAGCGTATTCATCAACGACGACGAGGCCGGCCTGCACCAGGACTTCGAGGTGTGGCTGGAGGGGCTGGCCCCGGAGAAACCCTACTCACGCTACCGCCATAACGGCTACGAGGACAACGCCGACGCACACCTCAAGCGGACCATCATGGGACGGGAGGTTGTGGTGGCGGTGACCGACGGGAAACTGGATCTCGGGCCGTGGGAACAGGTTTTCTACGGCGAGTTCGACGGAATGCGGCGAAAGCGGGTGCTGGTCAAGATCATCGGCTCCTGA
- a CDS encoding glycine zipper family protein, with amino-acid sequence MIRMPGILCFLVLLPLAGCATIPTGPSVLVLPAPDKPFEVFQVDDIICRQWAGQQIGISPQEAMSESTVSGAAVGTIVGAGIGAALGAAAGDAGTGAAIGAGSGLLVGTASGASAGQYYGYEAQRRYDNAYLQCMYAKGNQIPGMRTRRVRRTAPPPPPPDYKSAPQTAPRD; translated from the coding sequence ATGATACGCATGCCAGGAATCCTGTGTTTTCTTGTGTTGCTGCCGCTGGCCGGATGCGCGACGATCCCGACGGGGCCAAGCGTGCTGGTGCTCCCGGCGCCCGACAAACCCTTCGAGGTGTTTCAGGTCGATGACATAATCTGCAGACAGTGGGCTGGCCAGCAGATTGGGATCTCTCCCCAGGAGGCAATGAGTGAGAGCACCGTCTCAGGGGCTGCCGTCGGCACGATCGTCGGCGCGGGTATCGGCGCGGCCCTCGGCGCCGCAGCAGGGGATGCGGGGACCGGCGCAGCCATCGGCGCCGGCAGCGGCCTTCTCGTCGGAACGGCCTCCGGCGCCAGCGCCGGTCAGTATTATGGATATGAGGCACAACGGCGGTACGACAACGCATATCTGCAGTGCATGTACGCCAAGGGAAACCAGATACCCGGAATGCGGACACGGCGTGTGCGGCGAACCGCGCCTCCACCACCGCCGCCAGACTACAAATCAGCACCCCAGACCGCTCCCCGGGACTGA
- a CDS encoding cupredoxin domain-containing protein — protein MKKILLTIILTAATIVISGCGHHHATYVRDAADRVKAADWSKMETTTVTMTDFAFNPATIVFRQGVPYKLVIENKGTQKHYFTAEGFFRAVATRKLQSNTDGEVKTPYFTAIEVYPGRSLDLYFIPVTTGSYHLICTIEGHVDLGMKGEIRIE, from the coding sequence ATGAAAAAAATATTACTGACCATTATTCTGACGGCAGCGACCATTGTCATTTCAGGTTGTGGCCACCATCATGCAACTTATGTGCGGGACGCAGCAGACCGGGTCAAGGCCGCCGACTGGTCAAAGATGGAAACCACCACCGTCACCATGACCGACTTTGCCTTCAATCCAGCGACCATCGTCTTCCGCCAGGGGGTTCCCTACAAGCTCGTTATCGAGAATAAGGGCACCCAGAAACACTACTTTACCGCGGAGGGATTCTTCCGGGCAGTCGCCACCCGAAAACTCCAGTCAAATACCGACGGCGAGGTAAAGACCCCCTATTTCACTGCTATCGAAGTGTACCCCGGACGTTCCCTTGATCTGTATTTCATCCCCGTGACGACGGGAAGCTACCATCTCATCTGCACAATCGAAGGGCATGTCGACCTGGGGATGAAAGGGGAAATACGTATTGAGTAG
- a CDS encoding TVP38/TMEM64 family protein has translation MGSAGKKNHYHSVKAAVLVLLLVVLSVLVWREAPPELFDPKWIEDFLEGGGRLAPLLFVLLRVVAIVVTVVPNAPLDIAGGVLFGPFWGTIYSLLGSEAGAIACFLLARHLGREAITRLLHRDITFSDRIARRHLAYIVLFARLEPVFSFALVSYGAGLTGMSLRSFALSTLIGMTPGTIILNYYGKSFFSGSILLQVSLGLVLVVLLFVVPVWIKRKNPWGWYDKMTGGGKMR, from the coding sequence ATGGGTTCAGCCGGTAAGAAAAACCACTACCACAGTGTCAAGGCGGCTGTCCTGGTCCTGCTTCTGGTCGTGCTCAGTGTCCTCGTCTGGCGTGAGGCTCCGCCGGAGTTATTTGATCCGAAATGGATTGAAGACTTTCTGGAAGGGGGGGGCAGGCTGGCGCCGCTCTTGTTTGTGCTGCTCAGGGTCGTCGCGATTGTGGTGACCGTCGTCCCCAACGCTCCCCTCGATATCGCCGGAGGCGTGCTCTTCGGGCCTTTCTGGGGAACTATATACTCGCTGCTGGGGTCCGAGGCGGGGGCCATTGCCTGTTTTCTCCTCGCCCGTCACCTCGGCAGGGAGGCGATCACCCGGCTTCTGCATCGGGATATCACCTTCAGCGACCGGATTGCCCGGCGCCATCTTGCATACATCGTCCTTTTTGCCCGTCTTGAGCCGGTATTCTCTTTCGCCCTCGTCAGCTACGGGGCCGGCCTGACAGGGATGTCGCTGCGCTCCTTTGCCCTGAGCACGCTGATCGGGATGACTCCAGGCACCATTATCCTCAACTACTACGGGAAGAGTTTTTTCTCCGGCAGCATTCTGCTGCAGGTCTCCCTGGGGCTCGTTCTCGTGGTATTGCTGTTCGTCGTCCCGGTCTGGATCAAGCGGAAAAACCCCTGGGGGTGGTATGATAAAATGACCGGGGGCGGCAAAATGAGGTAG
- a CDS encoding PAS domain S-box protein, producing MINQKNMPEVVSELRHRAEEQFIAKKGAIVLPGTEKDTLALLHEFQIRQIELELQNEELRRSKEELETSRNKYALLYDFAPVGYFTLSSDGAIQTVNLTGANLLGIERSLLANQRFEHFVADEDRPAFADFLRMVFLSRDKETCRLKLSKDDNQPLFVRIEATAAESGEECHAALMDITERRRAEEALRDSEYNLAKAQTMSHVGSWRSDPLTGALNVSDEMLRILRLGHDEVTQEAFASVVHPEDLDTVMDNLRLGIEQGKNYEIEHRLLLRDGTSKWVYTIVEPSVNAAGKVVKLYGTTQDITERKQVEVELRNQKNELQAIFDSVNDGIIIYDQNGLIQHLNHFCQQLFPQEVLPGRSCRDIFHTEIPSSPQNCPVERALRGERVETSMVSVREGQKTTYIDITATSIEGAQGEKNRALVFFRDMTEKRFQELQLIQNDKMSSIGVLATGVAHEINNPLSSVAGYAEALLRRFRDEPALGEDKRLAAFPKYLEVIIRESYHCKRIIDCLLNFGRKSDGSVGRVDINGILLEILELLRHQWSGGYIEVVTNLKKNIPLIHGDPTGLRQVCMNLLMNAHQASKEGGLVEITTDCTDDKMVCVKVRDTGCGIAQDVIDRIWDPFFTTKEVGKGLGLGLAITYNIVKSHGGEISVESHIGEGSQFTLYLPVNCEQAGRKGTDF from the coding sequence ATGATAAATCAGAAGAATATGCCTGAAGTGGTCTCTGAACTGCGCCATCGTGCGGAAGAGCAATTTATTGCTAAAAAGGGGGCGATAGTTCTTCCAGGTACAGAAAAAGATACGTTGGCACTCCTTCATGAATTTCAGATCCGCCAGATTGAGTTGGAGTTGCAGAACGAAGAACTGCGCAGGTCCAAGGAGGAACTGGAGACATCGCGGAATAAATACGCCCTCCTCTACGATTTTGCACCGGTGGGTTATTTCACTCTCAGCAGTGACGGTGCTATCCAGACTGTTAACCTGACCGGAGCCAACCTGCTGGGGATAGAACGTTCTCTCTTGGCTAACCAGCGCTTTGAGCATTTCGTTGCCGATGAAGACCGCCCCGCCTTCGCTGATTTCCTCCGGATGGTATTTCTGAGCCGGGACAAAGAGACGTGCAGGCTGAAGCTCTCGAAAGACGACAACCAGCCGCTTTTTGTACGGATAGAAGCAACGGCTGCCGAATCAGGGGAAGAGTGTCACGCTGCCCTAATGGACATTACAGAGCGCAGGCGGGCGGAAGAGGCCCTGCGGGACAGTGAATACAACCTGGCAAAGGCTCAGACAATGTCCCATGTTGGGTCTTGGCGCTCAGACCCCTTAACAGGCGCATTGAACGTCTCGGATGAAATGCTGCGCATTTTGCGTCTCGGCCACGATGAAGTTACGCAGGAAGCTTTTGCCAGCGTGGTTCATCCGGAAGACCTCGACACCGTCATGGACAACCTCCGGTTAGGAATCGAGCAAGGCAAAAACTACGAAATCGAACATCGTTTGCTGCTTAGAGACGGCACGTCAAAGTGGGTCTATACGATTGTCGAGCCGTCTGTCAACGCCGCTGGAAAAGTCGTGAAGCTGTACGGCACGACCCAGGACATAACCGAACGCAAGCAGGTCGAGGTCGAGTTAAGAAACCAAAAGAACGAATTGCAGGCGATATTCGATTCGGTCAACGATGGTATCATCATCTATGACCAAAACGGCTTGATTCAGCATCTCAATCACTTCTGTCAGCAGTTATTTCCACAGGAGGTCCTTCCGGGCAGATCTTGCAGGGATATCTTCCATACGGAAATCCCCTCATCGCCGCAAAATTGCCCCGTCGAACGGGCCCTTCGTGGCGAACGGGTGGAGACATCCATGGTTTCCGTGCGCGAAGGGCAGAAAACCACGTATATCGACATCACGGCCACCTCTATCGAAGGTGCACAGGGAGAGAAAAACCGGGCACTTGTCTTTTTCAGGGACATGACGGAAAAAAGATTTCAGGAACTGCAGCTGATTCAGAACGATAAAATGTCGAGCATCGGCGTGCTTGCCACCGGGGTCGCCCATGAAATCAACAATCCGCTCTCCTCGGTGGCAGGTTACGCAGAAGCGCTACTGCGCCGCTTCCGCGACGAGCCTGCACTGGGGGAGGACAAGCGGCTGGCGGCCTTTCCAAAGTACCTTGAGGTCATCATTCGGGAGTCTTATCACTGTAAGAGGATCATAGACTGTCTACTCAACTTTGGCAGAAAATCGGACGGTTCCGTCGGCAGGGTGGATATCAACGGGATCCTTTTGGAAATTCTGGAACTTTTAAGGCACCAGTGGAGCGGTGGATATATCGAAGTCGTGACCAACTTGAAGAAGAACATCCCTCTTATCCACGGCGATCCAACCGGACTTCGCCAGGTCTGCATGAACCTGCTGATGAACGCCCATCAGGCGAGCAAGGAGGGGGGGCTTGTGGAGATAACGACGGATTGCACGGATGATAAAATGGTCTGCGTCAAGGTCCGTGATACCGGCTGCGGTATAGCCCAGGATGTGATAGATCGGATCTGGGACCCATTCTTCACAACCAAAGAGGTCGGTAAAGGACTAGGTCTCGGTTTGGCCATTACCTACAATATCGTTAAGAGTCATGGAGGCGAAATCAGCGTGGAAAGCCATATCGGTGAAGGATCACAATTTACGTTGTATTTACCCGTCAACTGTGAGCAAGCGGGCAGAAAAGGTACGGATTTCTGA